Proteins encoded together in one Solirubrobacterales bacterium window:
- a CDS encoding penicillin-binding protein 2, which produces MIERRIGLLFACFLLLFVIAIGRAAWVQGVQGGGLAADAQSQQTQTVTIPGRRGRILDRNGKELAVSEDAADVIATPYQVKDPAAAARRLAPLLHVSEEEILRSLGDQSSGFAYLARQVGLPTANRVRKLDLAGIATVPSSRRVYPEGKLAASVIGSVGVDGQALTGLEAGDDDVLGAANGERQVVLDGLGNEIERDTLNGAEQGADVRLTIDAGVQARTEEVLAQLAQTYQPKRATAIVMDPRNAEVLAMADWPTFDPSDPSAASPEALRSMATGFNYEPGSTFKAFTVAGALQQHLVTPSTVFYLPIKIQVADRSISDAETRGAESLTVAQILAQSSNVGAVKIGLELGEERFYDWVRRFGFGDPTGIDFPGEERGIVPALSDFSGSTIGNLPIGQGLSVTPMQMAAGYAAIANGGILRPPRLVLDEGDTRTAEPNGERVISKQTAAQLTQMLEGVLAPGGTASEVSVPGYTLAGKTGTAEVAEDGTYSKTKYVASFVGFAPAQNPQLLVAVVVDQPQGSYYGGEVAAPAFGEIAKFALPYLEIPPN; this is translated from the coding sequence ATGATCGAGCGACGCATCGGCCTCCTGTTCGCCTGCTTTCTGCTCCTGTTCGTGATCGCGATCGGGCGCGCGGCCTGGGTGCAGGGGGTCCAGGGTGGAGGGCTCGCCGCCGACGCGCAGAGCCAGCAGACCCAGACCGTGACCATTCCGGGTCGGCGCGGACGGATCCTCGACCGCAACGGCAAGGAGCTGGCCGTCTCGGAGGACGCAGCGGACGTGATCGCGACTCCGTACCAGGTGAAGGATCCGGCCGCGGCTGCCCGGCGCTTGGCGCCGCTCCTCCACGTCTCCGAGGAAGAGATTCTGCGCTCGCTCGGGGACCAATCGTCGGGCTTCGCCTACCTGGCTCGCCAGGTGGGCCTGCCGACCGCCAACCGGGTGCGCAAGCTCGACCTGGCCGGTATCGCCACGGTGCCGTCGAGCCGGCGGGTCTATCCCGAGGGCAAGCTCGCCGCTTCGGTGATCGGGAGCGTGGGTGTCGACGGCCAGGCCCTGACGGGGCTCGAGGCGGGTGACGACGACGTGCTCGGCGCCGCCAACGGCGAGCGCCAGGTGGTGCTGGACGGGCTCGGCAACGAGATCGAACGCGACACTCTCAACGGGGCCGAGCAGGGGGCTGACGTGCGGCTCACGATCGACGCCGGGGTCCAGGCACGCACCGAGGAGGTGCTCGCCCAGCTTGCCCAGACGTACCAGCCGAAGAGGGCCACCGCGATCGTCATGGATCCGCGCAACGCCGAGGTCCTGGCGATGGCGGACTGGCCGACCTTCGATCCAAGCGATCCGTCCGCCGCGTCGCCGGAAGCGCTGCGAAGCATGGCCACCGGCTTCAACTACGAGCCCGGCTCGACCTTCAAGGCCTTCACCGTCGCCGGCGCGCTTCAACAGCATCTGGTGACGCCCAGCACCGTCTTCTACCTGCCGATCAAGATCCAGGTGGCGGACCGGTCGATCTCCGATGCCGAGACCCGCGGGGCCGAGAGCCTCACCGTCGCCCAGATCCTCGCCCAGTCCTCGAACGTCGGGGCAGTGAAGATCGGTCTCGAGCTCGGCGAGGAGCGCTTCTACGACTGGGTCCGCCGATTCGGCTTCGGCGACCCGACCGGGATCGACTTCCCGGGCGAGGAGCGGGGCATCGTCCCCGCCCTGTCGGACTTCTCGGGCTCGACGATCGGCAACCTGCCGATCGGCCAGGGGCTCTCCGTGACGCCGATGCAGATGGCCGCCGGCTACGCGGCGATCGCCAACGGCGGAATCCTGCGGCCACCGCGGCTCGTCCTCGACGAAGGGGACACGCGCACCGCCGAGCCGAACGGCGAGCGGGTGATCAGCAAGCAGACGGCGGCGCAGCTGACGCAGATGCTCGAGGGAGTCCTTGCCCCTGGGGGAACGGCGTCGGAGGTCAGCGTTCCGGGCTACACCCTGGCCGGGAAGACGGGAACCGCGGAGGTTGCGGAAGACGGCACGTACTCGAAGACCAAGTACGTCGCCTCCTTCGTGGGCTTTGCTCCGGCTCAGAATCCGCAGCTTCTGGTCGCCGTGGTGGTCGACCAGCCGCAAGGCAGCTACTACGGTGGCGAGGTGGCCGCCCCCGCCTTCGGCGAGATCGCCAAGTTCGCGCTGCCGTACCTCGAGATCCCGCCGAACTAG
- the rsmH gene encoding 16S rRNA (cytosine(1402)-N(4))-methyltransferase RsmH, translated as MATLTYMPTEHVPVLASELITLLDPHPGETAIDCTFGGGGHARPVAERLGADGTLVCIDRDPTAQRRFEELEDELACQTRFMRANFADALGELAREEMCADLVYMDLGISSLQLEAAERGFSYTYDAPLDMRMDPDADLSAAEVVNEWPPERIAATLREHGEERHARAIAREIVRRRPLQTTADLVEAIRAAVPPAYRFGRGHPAKRTFQAIRIAVNEELDSLDRALPAAWELLSEGGRLGVISFHSLEDRRSKRFLADRARGCVCPPELPVCQCGHEPEAEPLTRRALAATPEEIERNPRSHSARLRVARKLHRGLAGDGEMKEA; from the coding sequence ATGGCCACACTGACGTACATGCCCACCGAGCACGTCCCAGTCCTCGCCTCCGAGCTGATCACGCTCCTGGATCCCCACCCGGGTGAGACCGCGATTGACTGCACCTTCGGCGGTGGCGGACACGCGCGGCCTGTCGCCGAGCGCCTGGGGGCGGACGGCACGCTCGTCTGCATCGACCGCGACCCCACCGCCCAGCGCCGCTTCGAGGAGCTCGAGGACGAGCTCGCGTGCCAGACCCGGTTCATGCGAGCGAACTTCGCCGATGCGCTCGGCGAGCTGGCGCGCGAGGAGATGTGCGCCGACCTCGTCTACATGGACCTGGGCATCTCGTCACTCCAGCTCGAGGCTGCGGAGCGGGGCTTCTCTTACACATATGACGCGCCGCTCGACATGCGCATGGATCCGGACGCGGATCTCTCCGCTGCCGAGGTTGTGAACGAGTGGCCGCCCGAGAGGATCGCCGCGACGCTCCGCGAGCATGGCGAGGAGCGCCACGCGAGGGCGATCGCGCGTGAGATCGTCCGCCGCCGGCCTCTCCAAACCACGGCAGACCTGGTGGAGGCGATTCGCGCTGCCGTGCCGCCCGCTTACCGCTTTGGGCGCGGCCACCCAGCGAAGCGGACCTTTCAGGCGATCAGGATCGCGGTCAACGAAGAGCTCGACTCGCTCGACCGCGCGCTGCCGGCAGCGTGGGAGCTCCTGAGCGAGGGAGGGCGCCTGGGCGTTATCTCCTTCCACTCGCTCGAGGATCGGCGGAGCAAGCGCTTCCTCGCAGATCGTGCCCGGGGTTGCGTGTGCCCTCCGGAGCTTCCGGTGTGCCAGTGCGGGCACGAGCCGGAGGCCGAGCCGCTGACCCGGCGGGCGCTGGCCGCGACCCCCGAGGAGATTGAGCGCAATCCCCGGTCGCACTCCGCGCGCCTGCGCGTGGCGCGGAAGCTCCACAGGGGGCTGGCCGGCGATGGCGAAATGAAGGAAGCCTGA
- the mraZ gene encoding division/cell wall cluster transcriptional repressor MraZ encodes MAFRGQYEHNLDSKDRLTVPARFRAALADGVVLSAGLDPCIEVYATGDFARFEERVLAELNPLSRHGRMMKRRFHGRSHDETLDSAGRIRIPRHLIEHAGLVEGPCVVIGVADHLEIWNTGRWADHDAEIDATAAEIAEELAHGGGGSPRVAG; translated from the coding sequence TTGGCATTTCGTGGACAGTACGAGCACAACCTGGACTCCAAGGACCGGCTCACCGTCCCGGCGCGCTTTCGGGCGGCTCTGGCTGATGGAGTGGTTCTCTCGGCCGGCCTCGACCCCTGCATCGAGGTCTATGCGACCGGCGACTTCGCACGCTTCGAGGAGCGTGTGCTCGCCGAGCTCAACCCGCTCAGCCGGCACGGACGGATGATGAAGCGGCGCTTCCACGGTCGCTCCCACGACGAGACGCTCGACTCGGCGGGGCGCATCCGGATCCCCAGGCACCTGATCGAGCACGCTGGTCTCGTCGAGGGCCCCTGCGTGGTGATCGGCGTCGCCGATCACCTGGAGATCTGGAACACCGGCCGCTGGGCCGACCACGACGCGGAGATCGATGCGACCGCCGCGGAGATCGCCGAGGAGCTCGCACACGGCGGCGGCGGGTCGCCACGGGTCGCCGGCTGA
- a CDS encoding type II secretion system F family protein, whose translation MIAALIALAVLLGAGALWELAGSRGEAVGVRLRGVAAALSGGRVRTMAGAALWLRIPQRLRRAGLAERVPVAAVLAAKMGGVVVGALLAGIASPALPGRLAVMFALVLPAAGFVAPEALLERYARRRRARIGTALPDVLDLLAVGTAAGRSPATVLGEISSRGDGPLARELAVAVAEIGCGVPQREAIAAVRERVFGSELGALTSALERSRRYGSPLAEQLHEQAASLRTAGRRRISEHAARAAPKIQLVVALVLVPSVLLMILAALIAHSAALLGPL comes from the coding sequence GTGATCGCCGCGCTAATCGCCCTTGCGGTCCTGCTTGGGGCTGGTGCCCTTTGGGAGCTGGCCGGGAGCAGGGGGGAGGCGGTGGGTGTCAGGCTTCGCGGCGTCGCGGCCGCCCTGAGCGGCGGGCGCGTGCGAACGATGGCGGGCGCCGCGTTGTGGCTGCGCATCCCCCAGCGCCTTCGGCGCGCCGGGCTGGCAGAGCGCGTCCCGGTGGCGGCTGTCCTGGCGGCAAAGATGGGCGGCGTCGTGGTGGGTGCCCTGCTGGCGGGGATCGCCTCGCCGGCGCTCCCCGGCCGGCTGGCCGTGATGTTTGCCCTAGTTCTGCCTGCCGCCGGCTTCGTGGCGCCGGAGGCGCTATTGGAGAGGTACGCGCGGCGCCGGCGCGCGCGGATCGGCACGGCGCTCCCCGACGTCTTGGACCTGCTCGCGGTCGGCACGGCCGCCGGGCGCAGCCCGGCGACGGTCCTCGGCGAGATCTCGAGCCGCGGAGACGGCCCGCTGGCTCGTGAGCTGGCGGTGGCGGTGGCGGAAATCGGGTGTGGGGTGCCCCAGCGCGAGGCGATCGCCGCGGTTCGCGAGCGCGTGTTCGGCTCTGAGCTCGGAGCTCTGACCTCGGCTCTCGAGCGCTCGCGGCGCTACGGCTCGCCGCTGGCCGAACAGCTCCACGAACAGGCAGCGTCGCTGCGGACTGCCGGCCGGCGAAGGATCTCCGAGCACGCCGCGCGCGCGGCGCCGAAGATCCAGCTGGTCGTGGCTCTGGTGCTCGTCCCCTCCGTCCTGCTGATGATCCTCGCGGCGCTCATCGCCCATTCCGCCGCGCTGCTCGGCCCTCTCTAG